The DNA segment TGAACCGCTAGCAACAATGATAGAACCAACAATCGCCACTGCCAATGGAATTAAATACCAAAGTAGGAATGTAAGTGAAAGACCAAAAAGTCTACCTTTGTGTCCATTCATCATATGGCGACTTTCTGTAATTGCATCTAAAGCAGAGATATTAGGATTATCTCTTAAAATAAAGAATGTTTGTGAATAGGAATAAGTCTTAATAATTCCAGGAATGAAAAGTAATAAGCTCCATAAGAAAGTGAAAATACAGATAAGTAAGTAAGCTAAGAACGTACGCCCGAATTCTTTGAAGCCGCTAAACATATAAGCGACATCTACTTGCTCACGGCGACTAATTGCAAGGTATACCCAAGCTACCCCAGTGTATAGTGGGCCAGTTAGTAGTAACATCGCAATCCAACCAAGAAGTGGAATCCAGCCAACTACGCCTCCACCAACAGTCAAGATTAACCAAGCAAGTACCAATATTCCAATAGCAATACCCCAACTGCCACGAAGCGACTCTTTAGCTGTCTGTTTAACTTGTGAAATAGTCATCATAATGAAAACTCCTTTTTTTAATTTATTTAAGTATAATAGCAAAAAATACCTATCTTTAAAATAGCATATTTTTAGGGACTAATACAGTAATAAGAGGTGTTATAAAAAAATACTGAAAATAGGATTAACTTTTTATTTTGAGGGAAAAAGTGATATGATATGATTAATTTGGAGGTGGCGCACATGGCCCATGAGAATTTAAGAGAATTAGAAGATCGACTTATTGAATTACGGCAACAATATCAAGAAGCACTTAGCGAAACAAGAGAGTTTGAAGATCCACAACTCCAAAATGGACCAATCAATGCAGCTGAAGTTAGATTAAGTGCATTACGTCACGAAATTGCTGAAGTAGAGAAGAAAATTAAAAAAGTAGAAGGTAACACCAAATAAGGAAAAGACGTCCTTTTGCTAATGTCATTTTAGCGGAAGGGCGTTTCTTTTACGACCGTTTGGAGGAATAACAATGAAACCGATTTTTGCTGTAGGAGATGTACACGGAGAAATTACACTGTTGGATGAGTTGCTGGAAAACTGGAATAGAGAGCGAGAACGCCTTTTATTTGTAGGCGATTTAATTGACCGCGGGGAAAATCCAGCAGCAGTCCTTAGACGAGTGAAAGAGTTATCCGATGAAGCGGAAGTTATTACTTTAAAAGGCAACCATGAACAAATGTTACTTGATTTTTTAGAAAAGCCTTCGGAAAAAATGCATTATTATTTAAGTCAAGGCGGCATGGAAACCATTCAATCTTTAATTGGCGACTCATTAAATAAAAAAATGACACCAGAAGGGTTAGCTAAGCGAATTAAAGAAGAGGCTTCAGACCTTATCGATTTTATCCAAAGTCTGCCACTTTATTATGAAGAAGGTAAGTATGTGTTTGTCCATGCGGGCGTGGATTTTTCTAAACGCGATTGGCATGATACTGACGAGCATGATTTTTTCTGGATACGGGAACCATTTTTATTTGGGAAAAATAATACTGGAAAAGTCTTTATTTTTGGACATACACCGGTGCAAAATTTACATAGTGACGAAAGTTCGGGTATATGGGTTTCGGAAGATAGAACTCGACTTGATATTGATGGTGGCGCAGTTTTTGGCGGGGAGCTTCATGGGGTTGTAGTTGAGGAAAATGTTGTCACAAAAAGTTTTTCTGCAAAAAAATAAGCATCAATAGGGGCTTTTTTAAAGCGCGCATTTGATGCTTTTTTTATTTAATAATATGGTGCCATAAATAAGTATACTAGTACGCCAGTTAAGCTGACATATAGCCAAATCGGCATAGTCCAACGAACGATTTTTTTGTGCTTCTCAATTTGCATCGTCCAGCCCCATACAAGTGCAAATAGCGCGAGTGGAACAACGATTGCAGCTAAGAAACTATGTGTAATTAGGATAAAGAAGTAGATTGGACGAACAATGCCAGTTCCTCCAAACGTAGAAATTTCCGCTGAAAGGTAATGGAACGTTAAGTAAGATACTAAGAAGAAAAGTGTTGATGTAAATGCTGCTAAAATGAAACCACGGTGCATTTTAATGTTTTTCTTTTTTATAATCGCCCAAAGTGCAATAACTAAAAATACAAAGGTAAAACTATTAAAGATGGCGTTCATACGCGGGAAAATAGTAATGTCAAAATGCACTGCTCCTTGATACCCAATTGGTGAGAAGAATAGTAGCAAAATCACTACAACCGCAACAAATGAAATAATCATTATCGGCCAAAAATAGTTTTTTTCTGATGTCGGCTTTGTAAGTTTTTCTTTATTTTGTTCCATGAAAAAAATAGCCCCCTAAATATAAAAATTGCTGTACATATTCATTATACATGACGAACATAACGGATGCGAAAGATTGAACTTTTAAGGTATAATAGTCAGGAAAGGGTGTTTCTGATGTCAATTATTGCGCGAGAACTAACAAAAGCGGAAGAAGCCGAAATTATCCATTTAAAAGAAGAAGGCGAAGTGATGCTCCAAACGGATGGAACTCCAGAAGAGCGAGTAGCGAAAATTGCCGAATATATAAAAAACACCTCGCCAGACCTCGATTTAGCAGAAGAACTTGGATATGTTTTAGGTTCTTTATACGGGGAAGCTGTACGCGAGAAGTATAACTGGAAATGGTTATTTGTGTCTGAAAATGACTTAGAAGGTTACGCAATAACATCCAAAGATCATGGTTATACATTTATGGTCCATGATTATTTTATGCAAGTAATTGTTCAAAACAAACCAGATAATAGTATGGTTTTATTTGAATTAATGACTGATATGACCGGAAATCGTAATGGTTTTCGAATGATTGGTTGACAAGTGGTTTTGACTTTTAGCAAAGTAGTTGTACTAGATTCAGAGGTGATAAAACGTTGAATACAAATGAACAAAAAGTACAAGTTTTAAATAAATTAGTCACGCTTTATGGCTATCAAGATTGGTGGGAAGATGATAATCGCCTTTCTGATTGGATTTCGATGATATTAATTCAGCGTACTACAGAGAGAAATGCCAACCAAGCATTAGCGAATCTCAAGCCTTTTCTAGATTTAGATAGTTTGATGGATATGGATATCATTAAGTTAGAGGAGTTAATATATCCCGCAGGCTTCTATAAACAAAAAAGCATCTATATCAAGGCATTAATAGAGTGGTTTGTCGGTCACGGAGCTAGCTTTGAGAAGTTTCGTCTTTATTCAACAGAAGATTTGCGAAAAGAATTACTAGGGATAAAAGGTGTAGGGGAAGAAACTGCAGATGCGATGTTACTTTATATTTTTGAACGAAATGTATTTATTGCAGACTTATATGCAAGACGATTATTTTCTCGATTAGGTTTTGGCGAATATAATTCTTATGAACAAATGCGGGAAGAGTTTATGCCAATTACAGAAAATATTTCCCATAAATTATGTAAAGAATGGCATTCGGTCATTGATGTGCACGGGAAGCATTTTGGGAAAGACAAAGAGATGGATGAATCGTGGTTGTTAGAGTCATAACGTGGAAAAAATATTAAGTGCAACACTATGTGTATTTTTTGCATCGTAAAAGGAGATAGATTATGCAGACAGATAATATCGTTGTAGTAGATTATGACGAAAATTGGCCAAAAGAATTTCAAAGAATTGAAGCGGCAATTTTAAATACAATAACTCTAGATGTTCTTCGGGTGGAGCATGTAGGCAGTACTTCCGTTAGAGGTTTATGTGCTAAGCCGATTATTGACATTGATATTGTGATAGAAGATTATAGTAGCTTTGAAGCAGTAAAAACTGGACTCTTATCTTTAGGATATGAGCATGAGGGCGATTTAGGGATATCCGAGCGGGAAGCTTTTTCTTATGATACTTCACAAAAAAAGTCATTTATGGAACATCATATTTATGTTTGTCCAAAAAATTCCGCAGAACTGCATCGCCATCTCACTTTCCGAAATCATTTAAGAAATAACCCATCTGATTGTCAAAAATATGGAACGATTAAGTTAGCAGCAGCAAAGGAATTTCAAACAGATATAGAGGGATACTTAAATATGAAAGGCGAAGTCATTACCGAAATCTATCAACGTTGCGGATTAATAAAATAACCAGATAAAAAATAGCGGCAATTTTCATGCCGCTATTTTTTATCTGGTTAAATGATAGATACATTAACGAGAATTCAATCTTCCTCATAGGCATCAATCGCTATTGGTAAAGCATTTATCACTGTATTGCCCACAGCAGGTAAGCCGACAAGGATTGCGCTGATAATTTCACTTCTAGTCGCACCATTGGATTTTGCCATTTTCACGTGAAAAGGGATACCACTTTCTAGGCGGACAGCGGCCATAACAGCAATATAAGCTAGTTCTTCTGTTTTCTTATCGAGCGTACTTGCGGCATCTAATTTATGTATAGTTTCCATCCAAGCAGATTGCACTTCGGGAGCTTCTTTCGCGAATACTTCAAATGACTTACTTACTTTCATTGAGATTCATCTCCTATTAAAGTTTTTAATAAGCTTTGCATATTTAATTTAGCATAAACTATGTGAAATTTGCAACAAAGATAAAGGTAATCAAAGACTTTCTTGCAAATTAGTAGAAAGAAATCTTATGAAGGTTTACTTACTTTTCTTATTATTAATAATAAAAACCGTCCAAACACTGGACGGTTTTGTGAGATTCTTATAAAGATTTAAAGTTTTGTTATCACTAAACGCTTTGCTTGATATAGTGTTTCTGAGCCAAATACAAAATCAGTAACTAAGCGGTATGTGCCATTAGTAACGGGTATAGAAAGTACGGATTCTTCAAAAGCTAAATCACCTTTTAATCTTGTAATTGAGTTCTCTTTTAAAGGCTCTAATAAAACACCGGATTCAGGTGCATATAAAATAAGTAGCGTGTTTGAAAATATTTCTACGTCTCCTATAATTTCTTCGTTTCGACCCACAGCACCAATATATTTGTAGTCATCTTCATATTTAGTATATGATTTTATGAATGTGAATTTATCCTGATGATTACTATGAATGCCAATAAATGAACCACCTTCTGGGTTCCAAACAGCCACAGTCTTATCTGCTATTTTATACATGAAATCCTCTTCTGGTGTTTCGATTAGCTTGTCATAATCATCCGTGTCAATTCCGTTCCATTTAGTTATAACTTTATAATCACCAATTAAAATGGGGCCACCTTCTGTACTGACATGTCCAATTTCGTTGAATATGTTGCTCATGCTGATATTTCCTCCTCATAAAAAATTGAATTTTATTGACTTACTATTAACCATATTTTTATTAGAAATAACGAAAAGATTAAATAGATTTTTGCAATTATACCATATTAGGCATAAAGAAAGCGTAATATAGAGAGAAATCTTTCGTATATTACGCTTTTTATATTATCTATTTTCAGCTTTATTATAAGCGCCATGCCAAACAGGCCCGATGAATTCGTTTAGTGCAAATCCACCTTTGATTGCTGCTGTGACAAAGTCTTTTGCTTTTGCAACTGCTTCTTCTACGGTTAGACCTTTTGCAAGTCCAGCGGTGATAGCTGCTGCGAAAGTACAACCAGCACCGTGATTATGGCTTGGAGCGATTTTTTCTACTTCATAAACAGTAAATTCTTTGCCATCATAAAGTAAGTCGATTGCTTTATCGCTTTCTAGGGCTTTTCCGCCTTTGATAACAACATATTTAGCACCTAGTTCAATGATTTTTTTCGCGGCTTTTTTCATATCATCTAATGTAGTTAATTTGCCAAGACCAGATAATTGACCTGCTTCAAATAGGTTTGGTGTGGTGATGGTTGCTTTTGGTAGTAATAGGTCGCGGATAGCCTCCGCGTTTTCAGGCTGGATAAGCTCGTCTTCGCCTTTACAAACCATAACGGGATCAATAACAACATTTTTTAAATCGTATTTGTCAATAGCTTCACGTGTTGCTTTAATGATGTCAATGGAACCAAGCATACCTGTTTTCATTGCATCAACAGGACCGCCAGAAAGAATTGTTTTTAGTTGTTCGCGTACAAGCTGTGCATCTATTGGAGTAACGCCATGCGCCCAGTTGTTATCTGGATCCATTGTAACGATGGTTGTAATTGCACTAAAACCGTATGTGCCATATTCTTCAAATGTTTTTAAATCTGCTTGTAAACCTGCGCCACCACTCGAATCAGAACCAGCAATAGTTAATGTTTTTTTGATTGTCATTAATGTTTCCTCCTAAAAATAAACTTTAGTCATTTGTTTCTAACATTTTATAGATAGCTGATGCAACCCCGTGTTCGTCATTAGAAAGAGTTACATGTTTTGCTAAATCTTTGACTTCTTCTTCCGCATTGCCCATTGCAACGCTATAACCAGCCATTTTTAACATAGAGATATCATTCATATTATCTCCAATTGCAAAGGTTTCATCCAGTGTAACGCCTAGTTTTTCTACATAATATTGTAAAGAAATACCTTTTTGTGCCTCGCGATGTGTAATTTCAATATTATCGGAAAAGGAAGATGTAACAGATAGGTCAGATTCTTTTTCCAGTTTTTTCTTCGCTTTTGCAAGAATATCTTTATCAGAAGAGAAAGAAATAAATTTAAGAATCGTCAAATTTTTATTACCTAAAATGCGTTCTACATCAGGTATTTCATGTACGTCTTTAGATTCAAAACGTTCTTCAACTTTATCCATAATTGCTTCTGCTGGTACGTCTGGGTGGATACGTTTGTGCATTTCAATCATGAATTCTTTGCCACGGGCTTTGTCAGTTGTAATTGGTCCCATATCAGTGAAGAATTCTGTATACATTCCTAGTTCAGTCAGCGTATTATATGTGTTTCTTGCTAAGTTTCGATCAATTGGATGTTGTAAAATTATTTTTCCGTGTTCATCACGAATTTCTGCTCCGTTCATACAAATTGCTGGTGCATATAAATTAACTTTATTAATTAACCCCATCGCATCGTCATACATACGTCCGGTACAAAGAACAAAATGAATTCCTTTGGCGCGGGCTTTTTCGATTGCCTCGACGTTTTCTTGTGCAATCTCGATATCAGAGTTAAGTAGTGTGCCATCCATGTCTGAAGCAATAACTTTAATCATAATATTAAATTCCTCCCCAATTTTACCTACTTCACTAGAATATCATTTTTTTACGAAAAATGCACAAAAGGTAGCTGCGCGTAGTTTTTTTAAAGGAGCGGTTACTTTACTATATTTCTGTCTTTCATTTGGTTATAATAGATAAGAATAAAACGTGGATTGGATGTGTCAGGATGAAGACAGAACTAGAAAAGATGATTGCAGGAGAAATGTATGATCCTAGCGACAGAGAGCTTGTACACGGAAGAAGTCGTGCGCGTAAGTTCTGCAGAGAGATTAACGATACAATGGATTCAGAGTCTCGTGCAAGCGTGCTGAAGCGTCTATTCGGCGGAACAAAAGAGAATGTGTATGTCGAACCAGATTTTCGAGTAGATTACGGTTCTAATATTTATGTTGGCGAAAACTTTTACGCTAATTTTGATTGCGTGATTTTAGATGTTTGCGAAGTACATATTGGTGACAACTGTATGATGGCACCGGGTGTTCATATTTATACAGCGACACATCCACTTGACCCAGTAGAACGTAATAGTGGATTAGAACTTGGCAAACCTGTTGAAATTGGCGACAATGTTTGGATTGGTGGTCGTGCAATTATTAATCCAGGTGTAAAATTAGGAAATAATGTAGTGGTGGCATCTGGGGCTGTAGTAACGAAGAGTTTTCCTGATAATGTCGTTGTTGCAGGAAATCCAGCTCGGGTGATAAAAACGATTGAGGTTGCAGAAAAATGATTATTTCAGATGCAAAGATTTTTGAACAAATGGAAAGTGAATTAGCGAAAGCAAGAGCAGCAACAACAAAAGTAAATCAAGATAAGCATTTACATGGTTTAATGCTACTTGTTCAACTTGCAAAAACGGGCGATGAAAGAAGCGCGGAAGTGGAAAGAATGGCTATACCAACTTTACCAACATCTGAACCAGCTCAAATCGCAAGTATGGATGGTAAAAAAATAGAATTAGAAGACGGAGCAAATGGAGACTCATTGCTTGATTTTTAGGGGGTAACCATGAAGAAAACTATTATTACTGGTGCCGTTTTTGCGGGGCTAGCAGTTTTACTTGGCGCGTTTGGTGCACATGCTTTAAAAGATGTACTTGGACGTTATGCGAGCACTTGGGAAACAGGGGTACAGTATCAAATGTTTCACGCGGTGGGCATTTTGATCATTGGATTATTAATGGAAAAACAAACTAGTCGACTTTACAACTGGGCAGCGATTTTATTTTCAGTCGGAATTGTGTTTTTCTCTGGTAGTTTGTATGTATTAAGTATTTCCAAAGTGACCGTTTTAGGCGCGATTACGCCTATTGGTGGCGTTTGTTTTGTCGTCGGTTGGTTCTTGCTAATATTAGGAGTATCTAAAAGAACGATGAGCAAATAGATTCAAAAAATAATCGTCTTTTTGCGCTCATTTAAGTGGAAAGACGATTATTTTTTCTTATTGGTAAATAAGTGCTAAAATAAAGGAATCATAATTTATAAGGAGACAGCAATTACATGACTTATGCACTCGAAATAAAAGGGTTAAGAAAAATCTATTCCACAGGAGTCGAAGCATTACGGGGTATTGATTTAACAGTAGAAGAAGGGGACTTTTATGCACTACTTGGTCCTAATGGTGCTGGGAAATCAACGACTATCGGTATTATTACTTCGCTTGTAAATAAAACATCAGGAAAAGTGAACGTATTTGGCTATGATTTAGATACAGATATCGTCCGGGCTAAACAGCAAATTGGTCTTGTTCCACAAGAATTCAATTTTAATCCGTTTGAAACAGTTCAACAAATTGTTGTAAACCAAGCTGGTTACTATGGTGTTTCTCGTAAGGAAGCTATCAAACGTAGTGAAAAATATTTAAAGCAATCTAATTTATGGGAAAAACGTCATGAACGTGCACGTATGCTTTCTGGCGGGATGAAACGTCGCTTGATGATTGCGCGAGCTTTAATGCATGAACCAAAGCTACTTATTTTAGATGAACCAACTGCTGGGGTTGATATTGAACTTCGTCGTGAGATGTGGACGTTTTTAAGAGAATTAAATGAAAGTGGTACGACGATTATTTTGACAACACATTATTTAGAAGAAGCAGAAATGCTTTGTCGTAATATCGGTATTATCCAGTCTGGAGAACTTATCGAAAATACTAGTATGAAATCTTTACTTTCTAAATTGCAGTTTGAAACGTTTATATTTGATTTAGAACCGTATGAAGAAACTTTTGAAATCACTGGCTATAATCATGTTTTTGAAGATAAGCAAACCTTGTCTGTAGAAGTTGAACGTAATCAAGGAGTTAATCATATCTTTGAACAATTAAGCGAGCGTGGCGTAAAAGTGCTTTCGATGCGAAATAAATCTAATCGACTCGAAGAACTATTTTTGAAAATTACAGAAGAAAAACATCAAGTGGGGGAGAAACATGTTTAATTTATATTACACAGCGTTAAAAAGTCTAGCTGCGAAGGAAACAAATCGTTATATGCGAATTTGGGTGCAGACACTTGTACCACCAGTCATTACAACTTCGCTTTACTTTATTATTTTTGGGAAAATGATTGGCAATCGTATTGGTGAGATGAACGGCTTTTCTTATATGGAATATATCGTTCCGGGGCTGATAATGATGTCCGTAATTACGAGTTCTTATTCGAATGTATCCTCTTCCTTTTTCTCACAAAAGTTTCAGAAAAATATTGAAGAAATTCTTGTTGCTCCAGTCCCTACACATATCATTATCTG comes from the Listeria welshimeri serovar 6b str. SLCC5334 genome and includes:
- a CDS encoding DUF420 domain-containing protein; translated protein: MEQNKEKLTKPTSEKNYFWPIMIISFVAVVVILLLFFSPIGYQGAVHFDITIFPRMNAIFNSFTFVFLVIALWAIIKKKNIKMHRGFILAAFTSTLFFLVSYLTFHYLSAEISTFGGTGIVRPIYFFILITHSFLAAIVVPLALFALVWGWTMQIEKHKKIVRWTMPIWLYVSLTGVLVYLFMAPYY
- a CDS encoding maltose acetyltransferase domain-containing protein, whose translation is MKTELEKMIAGEMYDPSDRELVHGRSRARKFCREINDTMDSESRASVLKRLFGGTKENVYVEPDFRVDYGSNIYVGENFYANFDCVILDVCEVHIGDNCMMAPGVHIYTATHPLDPVERNSGLELGKPVEIGDNVWIGGRAIINPGVKLGNNVVVASGAVVTKSFPDNVVVAGNPARVIKTIEVAEK
- a CDS encoding DUF423 domain-containing protein, with product MKKTIITGAVFAGLAVLLGAFGAHALKDVLGRYASTWETGVQYQMFHAVGILIIGLLMEKQTSRLYNWAAILFSVGIVFFSGSLYVLSISKVTVLGAITPIGGVCFVVGWFLLILGVSKRTMSK
- a CDS encoding Cof-type HAD-IIB family hydrolase, which produces MIKVIASDMDGTLLNSDIEIAQENVEAIEKARAKGIHFVLCTGRMYDDAMGLINKVNLYAPAICMNGAEIRDEHGKIILQHPIDRNLARNTYNTLTELGMYTEFFTDMGPITTDKARGKEFMIEMHKRIHPDVPAEAIMDKVEERFESKDVHEIPDVERILGNKNLTILKFISFSSDKDILAKAKKKLEKESDLSVTSSFSDNIEITHREAQKGISLQYYVEKLGVTLDETFAIGDNMNDISMLKMAGYSVAMGNAEEEVKDLAKHVTLSNDEHGVASAIYKMLETND
- a CDS encoding metallophosphoesterase family protein — translated: MKPIFAVGDVHGEITLLDELLENWNRERERLLFVGDLIDRGENPAAVLRRVKELSDEAEVITLKGNHEQMLLDFLEKPSEKMHYYLSQGGMETIQSLIGDSLNKKMTPEGLAKRIKEEASDLIDFIQSLPLYYEEGKYVFVHAGVDFSKRDWHDTDEHDFFWIREPFLFGKNNTGKVFIFGHTPVQNLHSDESSGIWVSEDRTRLDIDGGAVFGGELHGVVVEENVVTKSFSAKK
- the pdxK gene encoding pyridoxine/pyridoxal/pyridoxamine kinase — encoded protein: MTIKKTLTIAGSDSSGGAGLQADLKTFEEYGTYGFSAITTIVTMDPDNNWAHGVTPIDAQLVREQLKTILSGGPVDAMKTGMLGSIDIIKATREAIDKYDLKNVVIDPVMVCKGEDELIQPENAEAIRDLLLPKATITTPNLFEAGQLSGLGKLTTLDDMKKAAKKIIELGAKYVVIKGGKALESDKAIDLLYDGKEFTVYEVEKIAPSHNHGAGCTFAAAITAGLAKGLTVEEAVAKAKDFVTAAIKGGFALNEFIGPVWHGAYNKAENR
- a CDS encoding Lmo0654 family protein, translating into MAHENLRELEDRLIELRQQYQEALSETREFEDPQLQNGPINAAEVRLSALRHEIAEVEKKIKKVEGNTK
- a CDS encoding GrpB family protein, with amino-acid sequence MQTDNIVVVDYDENWPKEFQRIEAAILNTITLDVLRVEHVGSTSVRGLCAKPIIDIDIVIEDYSSFEAVKTGLLSLGYEHEGDLGISEREAFSYDTSQKKSFMEHHIYVCPKNSAELHRHLTFRNHLRNNPSDCQKYGTIKLAAAKEFQTDIEGYLNMKGEVITEIYQRCGLIK
- a CDS encoding carboxymuconolactone decarboxylase family protein; this encodes MKVSKSFEVFAKEAPEVQSAWMETIHKLDAASTLDKKTEELAYIAVMAAVRLESGIPFHVKMAKSNGATRSEIISAILVGLPAVGNTVINALPIAIDAYEED
- a CDS encoding endonuclease III domain-containing protein, with product MNTNEQKVQVLNKLVTLYGYQDWWEDDNRLSDWISMILIQRTTERNANQALANLKPFLDLDSLMDMDIIKLEELIYPAGFYKQKSIYIKALIEWFVGHGASFEKFRLYSTEDLRKELLGIKGVGEETADAMLLYIFERNVFIADLYARRLFSRLGFGEYNSYEQMREEFMPITENISHKLCKEWHSVIDVHGKHFGKDKEMDESWLLES
- a CDS encoding ABC transporter ATP-binding protein, whose product is MTYALEIKGLRKIYSTGVEALRGIDLTVEEGDFYALLGPNGAGKSTTIGIITSLVNKTSGKVNVFGYDLDTDIVRAKQQIGLVPQEFNFNPFETVQQIVVNQAGYYGVSRKEAIKRSEKYLKQSNLWEKRHERARMLSGGMKRRLMIARALMHEPKLLILDEPTAGVDIELRREMWTFLRELNESGTTIILTTHYLEEAEMLCRNIGIIQSGELIENTSMKSLLSKLQFETFIFDLEPYEETFEITGYNHVFEDKQTLSVEVERNQGVNHIFEQLSERGVKVLSMRNKSNRLEELFLKITEEKHQVGEKHV
- a CDS encoding DUF975 family protein, with amino-acid sequence MTISQVKQTAKESLRGSWGIAIGILVLAWLILTVGGGVVGWIPLLGWIAMLLLTGPLYTGVAWVYLAISRREQVDVAYMFSGFKEFGRTFLAYLLICIFTFLWSLLLFIPGIIKTYSYSQTFFILRDNPNISALDAITESRHMMNGHKGRLFGLSLTFLLWYLIPLAVAIVGSIIVASGSATTTYTTNPTELLTALAAGATFGGLVLILSSWLITLGISLYVYPYLITSIAVFYDDLYAASEGTFTEETVIVEEVDPFNTTEADPFKDDTHPEGFGPDTTKEPERPKDENEPK
- a CDS encoding YwdI family protein, coding for MIISDAKIFEQMESELAKARAATTKVNQDKHLHGLMLLVQLAKTGDERSAEVERMAIPTLPTSEPAQIASMDGKKIELEDGANGDSLLDF